The genomic window AGAAAGAGGTGTACACATGATTTGTGAAGTCTCATCCTCAAATCTGGGCTCGTGGTTCTCGGCTTTCCCAACTCGGTGTTCTTGGAGGGTTTTGAGAACACCATGTCAGTAAATCCATTATGGTTCCTTGTATGTTGAGAATCACTTTCTTTGATGTAATCTCTTGTATATGTCAACGATTGTTGTTTCttaatgtaaagtagagaaggtTGTGATCTAAGAGAGGTGTTCTATAAATGTTGTTATCTTTGGCTTGGCTTAGAAGAACTTTTTAGTCCCATTATTTGAAGATAGTGGAAGGTTGATCTGGACTCAACCTGTGATTTTTCTCCATTAACTTTCTACATAAAAGTCTTGATCTCttgttttttgaattttttctatttGTCCATACTCTTTGCTTTGCATTCCTATTGTCTACACAAATAACACAGAGAAATTCCACTGCTGCCATTCCAGGTCTATAGGCATTGGTTTGGATTTACTTGCATTGACATGTTTTCTGTGTGCATTGATACTATTATGTATGTATTGCTTCCATCCGAAGAGCATCTTATGACAGTAGATGATTATCATGCACAAGCATGATCAAACAAAAGAATTACAACTAAGCTCCACTCCACATCAAGGTTGGCAGATTATCATGAATGCAGAAAACATCTCTTGGTCATCAAACAGTTTCACATGGTGATAGCCACTCAAAAAGGATTTGCAGAGAAGGTTGTCTTTTGATGTGGTGGTAACTATATATAATCTAGTGATGCAAGCCGTCCATCGCACACAAATGAGCATGTTCTCATGGTTGAATCCAAACTTTAAATTTGAGAAAAGAAAATGATTCAAATTACAACCATGTTTTCATTGCAGTTCAAGACAATTGAAGTTTTGAGAGGCAAAAACACTTCGGGGAAGCTAAACTTTAACAACTACACGTAAAACAGTTTCAATCTCATTTCATAAGGATGGCAAGGTATTTCAGGAGAAGGATGGTGCAAGGTGATGGAACTGTGATTTTGAATGTGGAATAAAAGTTTAAGAAAACAATATTTGTTTAGCCTAATTGTAATATCAAGGACCTCTCCCGTAACTGAGCCAGCTGATTGCAATAGCAAGGGAACGCAAGATAATTCAGGAAGATTGAACTTTCATAAGTAGATGGTGAAATTTGATGGcagataattttaaatatttttggtaCGTTGGAAAATAACAGAGGAGAATTTTTCATAGAGAAAACAGAGAGGCTAATTTTTTATTGGGAAAAAGAGTTGATTTGAAGTAGAAGAATTTGGGTGTTTGTACTATAGGAAGTTTCTTAAAGCTGAATTTATGAACTTTGAAATATATAATTTCAGGCAGATTAGCTTGCAGATCCTAGTAGACAGGATAAAGTAgctgatttcttcttcttcttcttcttcttttttcctttttactTCTGATACCTAAATTAATGCAATTATGATCAAATACAAACTCCAAAATAGATTGATAATttacttaaatttttatttcattgtgCAAACTCCAAAGTAGATCGATAATTTACTTACAATTTTTATTGCATTGTGTAAACTCTTCAGCAGTGATGTAAGTagtgtaaattaaaaaaaatgaaaaaaatagaagactAAAAAATCTAAATAGTCTTAGGAAGAAAGCTATCACAAGAGAATTCCACTTCGACAActtgagagaagaagaaaggcacAAAACATAGACTCTGTACATCTAACAAATACTTATGATAAGGTATAAATTATATGTATGTCAAACACTTATTAATTTCAGCTTTCACAGCTCTTAGAACATATGAATATTTGATTTCTGCATCTATCAAATCTGCTGGCTTTGATGTATATTAAATCCCACCAGGCTAAGAATTCTGATTAGTTTGAGTCTGCCACAAAAACCCCAAACTCCCTAAGCAAATCCCTTATGATTGAAATTTTAATCATGCAAGAAACATGATTCCAAGAAACTATAATTGTGCTTATGATGCAGCTCAAGATGTCTGAATTTTAACAGTAATTACACAAACACTTGGGAAGCTGAAAAATAGAAGGGAGGACTTTAAGTAGAAGTGGACTTTAAGCAGAAGGAAGGACAATGCAACATGATACGGCCATGGTGATAAGTGGAGTAACATTTCAAGAAACAAAAAATTGTTGAGTTCCAATGCAATGTCAAAGAGCTGCTACAAAATCTAATGGCAATAACAGGGCAACTCAAGACCCCTCAGGAAGATCAAATTCCAAGAGTAGTTGCTGAAATTTGACAGCTATGGATTCTGAAGAAGTGCTGAGCTGCCGCCAAACAACAGCGGAAGTCTTAAACTAGAAGAATCTGGCTGTTATTCTGTAATAAATTCCTTATTGCGGAACTTGAACTGAAAAATATAACTGCAGGCAGCTGAGCTGAAGATTGGCACTAATAGCAATGGTTCAGTAAAGGAGctgatttttctttccttttgttttgaTGGGGGAAGGGGGATGGGCACTTAAACAGGCAAATTTCAAAGGCTGGAGAGAGGATAGTATGAACTCCAACAGCTTGCTAATTTACCATCTAGATGATGATCATGATAATACCACTGCATGAACTCGTCGACAGTGGTGTTCAAACAATCAAAGAACACTATATAGTGGCAGAAAGAAAGCCATCATTAGAGAAATCCAAAACCAAAAATAAGCTAAAAAGAAAGCCGTAGATATATATTCTGCAAATCTAATGCATGTAACAATTCAGTTATACTGAAAGGTAAAAAAGCTATATATACAGCAAGCATCCTCAAACCTCATCTCTAACAAAATGAATCATCTTCCATATCCTCCATCTTTCAAAACTGCAGGCTGCCATATTCATATAGCATTCTGGTTGAAGCCAAGAACATTGTCAGCTCCAAATCCAATCCAACCCCTCCATCATCAAGAAAGACACTGGAAACCCCTACAGACCCCCAACCAAACCCCAAACAGCACCAAGCAGAGGATCACATCAATGGCAAGCACTACCTTCACTTGACACCACCATAATTTTCGTGCATGCTGAGGCCCTCGACTCCTCGAGCTCAAGCTCTTCCTCAAAGAAACAACACTGCCCACCGGTTCATGAGGCAATTCAATCCTTATCCCCCTATCGGAATGTTCCTCGCCACCATCTTCAGTCTCCAATGCTCTCTCCTTCGACTTCTCCCCATCATATTTCTCACTCGCCTTCCTTAAAAGAAGCATCCTTGCAGAATTTGTTGATCCATCAGTCGATGCACCATCGGATGTCTGATTCCAGGACATGCTCTTCAATGAAGAAATCAAGCGGCCAATGAAGGGGACCAATTCATCCTGGAATCCATTCTTGGAGGCCTTGAAGCTGTCTCGGAGCTGCTCAAGGAACCAGCGGGTGTCCGAATTGCCAGTGCTTACGTCGACAATGGCGAAGTAGGTGTAATTGTCTTCCATTAGAAAGCTGAAGGTCCTCGAGTTGACAGTGTGGGAATACCAGGAATGAAGGGTTGGGGCTTTTTCCTGGCAGCGCTCGGCCAAAGCCTCGAGCTCATGGTCGCCACCACTGAATTTGTGAAGGATTTGGTTGCCTCTAGAAACACAGCAGAAGACTACGTTCCCTGGTGGAGGCTGGAATTCCATTGGAGATGGAGGACTCTCTGCTACCTTAATTCATAAAAATCCAAGCTTTGGgaaggttttggatcaattgcCTTAATTTTCACAAGGGTTTTGATATCATGTTGAAAGAAAACTCAGATGAATTCGGAAGCTGGAATGAAGGGATCAAATGGATGCAGAAaggcaaaattttcaagcttaaaTTCATAAAAATCCCAGCTTTTTCCAaagtctctctccctctccagtCTCTGATTCATAAAATCCCAGCTTTGAGAAGAGTTGGGATGGATTACCTCAAATTTAACCAGGGTTTTGGCATCAAGTTGAAGGAAAACTCCAGACCAATTTTAGCAGTGGAATGAAGAGATTAAGTTGATCCACAGAGCCAAATCCTTACAAGCCTAGGTTCATAAAAATCCCAGCTTGATATCAAGAACCGTCTCTCGGCTAGCTTAAATTCATAAAAATCCCAACTTTGACAATGGTTAGGCTTGATTACGTCAAATTTCACCAGCgttttgaatcaaatttggaaAAGAAACTCGGAAAAATTCTGGTGGACATCGGAATTTGGAAATCTTTCCGTTGGGATTTGGAATCCGACAAAACTGAGAGCCAAGGATTGCAAAAACTGTGGAATTGGACGAAGAAAGTGGAATCATAGGTGGAATGTTTAACATCAGAAGAACGAAAGATTGGATTCTTGCCGGAAGATTGAAGGAAGGAAGGAAGGAAGGGAAGGGAGGGCAGGACCGAAATGGAGCGCCGAGGGTTAGGGTTCCAAAGAGAAGTCCATCCCGGAGAGGAGGCATAGATTGGAGGATAACTGAAAACAAATTACCCGGCTTTGTGTGGTTGATGGAAATTGACTTCCGAAGAGCCAAGATCCGACCTCAAATTCAGagctgaaaaatagaatctttgcTTTATTTGACAatgtaatataattaataaataaaaataacacaTTGTTGCCATGATTTTAAGAAATTATTgtgtattataatttttttatcttgggAGGCCCTTGTGATGTCACATGTGTATTGTGCATATACAATAATACATTAATATTAAAGCTATTTATTTTGTTGTTTTAGTTCTcgtaagatggaatcctagttgcCATTAATCCTTTTCATTGTTGCTCTGATTAAAATGAAATGATCACGAatcttttttctaaataatattaaaaaaattatttatctaaataatataaattttaatttatttacaaaaataatataaaaaagataaaacatcattttgaatggcgttttcttCAAGCCACGTCATCCACATTTTTCATATAGACGtcgtccaaaaaaaaataaaaaataaaaaataatattttaaattatgtttttaaaaacaccattcaaaatggtatttttaaaaacgtcattttgaatggcgacgtttcctaatttttttctcaaaaaaaagaaaaaaaataaaaaagaatgagaaaaaaataaaatttaaaatttaaaatttataaataaataaaaattttaattttgaattaaatttaaaatttaaaatttaaatttttaattcaaataaaaaagataattttagatgatttttttattttcaaattaatttttttaaaaaaatatctaaacaaaaatcttaaaaatttaaaaaatttaaaatatcataaaaaaaagagaaagaaatgcgaaagaaataaaaattataaatttaaatttaaaaaaataaaaatttgaaatttaattcaaaaacatcattccaaattctttcaaaaatattcaaaaaataaaaaaattaaaaaaaataaaaagtgccattaaaaaattaaaaatttaaaaaaataaaaaaataagaattataatttaaaatttaaaagaaataaaatttttaaaattaattaaaataaaaaatatcatttcaaattactttcccaattttaaattaatttatttaaaaaatattccaaacaaataaaaaaatagcctaaaaaaatttcataaaaatagaaaaaatgaaaaaaataaaaaattataaaattataaatttgaattaaaaaaataaaattttaatttgaattaaattttgataaaaaaataaatgccataaaaaagtgaaaaaaagagaaaaaaatatgaaaaaagaaatttataaattaaaatttaaaaaaaataagaattttaactttaattcaaataaaaaatatcatttcaaattatgttgtccatttaaaattattttttaaaaaattatctgaagaaaagaaaaaaatattataaaaaataaaaaaatatcataaaaaaagaaaaaaaatataattgaaaaaaataagaattataattctaattgaaaaataaaatttataatttttaattttaaaaaataaaaattgtaattataattgaaataaaaaatatcattttaaataactaaattaatttaaatttaattatttaaaaaatattttaaataaaggaaaaaaatacgtaatagaatgccaaaaagataaaaatagaagaatactaaaattataatttagaattataaaaattttaaattgaattccaaaaaaaatgtcataaaagaagtaaataaaagagaaaaaaatggtaataaaataaaaattataattataaatttaaaaaaaattaactttaattcaaattaaaaattatcattcaaattactatccccatttttaattttttatccccatttattaaaaatcaaaaataataattaaaaaaattaagaaaaaaataaaaaaaccaaaaaaaaggaaaaaaaagagaaaatgccaaagggaatggcgttttctcccttctcccccttcttctctcccttctccctcttctccctcttctcccttctcccttctcccttctcccttctccgacgtctctccgacggcacgacggcgagctcccggtgacggtgagctgcctcctctctctctccctcttcttctttctctctccctctttttcgttggccaCTAGCATCAGAGGGCccacggcgggccgcgcgccctgaCGGCGGGCGCCGCACCCCGACGGCAGGCcctggccccctcctctccctcttcctctctctctctcttcctctctctctctctttttccttggccgtcggtgacagacggccggcggcggcccATGCGCCCCGACGATGGGCCCCCGTGGCGGCCCCAGTGGTCCCTTTctcttggccggcccctcctttccctcttcctctctctctctccctctttttccttggccgtcggtgTCAGagggccggcggtgggccgcgcgccccgacggcgggccgcgggccccgacggcgggccgcgcgccccgacggcgggccccctcctctccctcttcctctctctctcccttttccttggccgtcggtgactgacggccggcggcgggccccggcggtccccttcccttggctggcccctcctctccctctcttcttctctctctctctctctttttccttggccgccggcgacagacggccggtggcggcccgacggtggccccccgcAACGGGCCCCTTCCTTTGGCcgacccctcctctccctcttcttctctctctcttcctctctctctctccctctttttccttggccgccggtgacGGACAGCCGGCGACGGCCCGGTGCGGCGGGCCCCgacggtccccttcccttggccggccctcctctccctcttcctctctctctctcttcctctctctgcccctctttttccttggccgtcggcgacagacggccggtgGTGGCCCATGCGCCTCGGCAGCGGGCCTCGACGATGGGCCGCGGGGGCAGGGCGGTGGGTCCTGTCGGGGGGGTCGGGGCGGCGGGCCCCACCGGGGCACGGCGGTGGCCCCCTGTggcgggccccgaccctccccttctcCGGTGGTGGGCTCAGCGGTGGGATACGGCAGGTCCCACAAGATGGGCCGCGATGGCGGCGGGCCCCATTGGGCCCCGACGGCCGCTCCGCGACGGCCCCTGGCGGCGGCCCCACGATGGCCCCCGCGGCGGGCcgtctatttcaatctttttattttttatttttatcttattattttttatttttatttttatttttatctcactagattcagatgtattttaaaattcgatttgatcgtaatttaaaaattttaaaatatattgcatttcatgaaaatatagacccatcaattgatcaatatagaatattctacgatatccatataaaatatatatttaaatatatatttttatatggatatcgtaaaatatatacattggtcaattgattgtccaatttggacagtttgggaattacatttaattttatagataattatattatttggatgatatgcggagggtttgagaaaaattttggacagtatttttctttagttctcctcacacattttgagtcatgtggggagaactaaggagaaatgctgtcgaaatttttttcgatcattttttcgtatcgtttgattaatgtaattaatctatagaattaatacaatttctgaatgggataggatctatctataCCTATTTGTtaatgatatgatgcatgtatcatataaatcttttgaaatgataaaataattaataatactaaatattttgattttgattttatcgtAGGTTTCTCTGAAAAAATgaccagtact from Elaeis guineensis isolate ETL-2024a chromosome 9, EG11, whole genome shotgun sequence includes these protein-coding regions:
- the LOC105051688 gene encoding phytolongin Phyl1.1 yields the protein MEFQPPPGNVVFCCVSRGNQILHKFSGGDHELEALAERCQEKAPTLHSWYSHTVNSRTFSFLMEDNYTYFAIVDVSTGNSDTRWFLEQLRDSFKASKNGFQDELVPFIGRLISSLKSMSWNQTSDGASTDGSTNSARMLLLRKASEKYDGEKSKERALETEDGGEEHSDRGIRIELPHEPVGSVVSLRKSLSSRSRGPQHARKLWWCQVKVVLAIDVILCLVLFGVWLGVCRGFQCLS